GGGGTGAGGAGGAGCAGCCTGGGAGCCCCGGCGGGCATGTCGCGTTCCCAACGCCTGAGGTCTTCCAGCATGCGCTGGCAGAAGCCGCAGCCCGAGTTCCAGAAGAGCAGCAGCGTGTCGCGGCCCCGAAAGTCCGTAAGCCGGACCGGCCGCCCCTCGGAGTCCGCGAGGATAACGTCGGGAGCAGGCTGCCCCAGCCGCGGTTCTGCTGGCTTGGCCGCTGCCGGGAGCTGTTCTCGAGGGGAAGGCGCTGGTGCGATCTTGGCGACGAGCTCGGTGATGGCCTGAACGCCGCCAGCGACCGGGCTGCCGACGGTGCCGTCGGCGCGGATCAGGATGGCGCTCGGCGTGCCTTTTACGTGCAAGGCTTCGGCGACTTCGAAATCACGCTGCAGGAGGACCGTACTCAGCTTGTGCTCAGCGGCCTTGGCAAGATTGTCTGCGGCTGTGCCCCGGCTGATCAGAACGAGGTTCAGCCGACCTGCATGCTCATCTTGCCAGCGGCCGAACTGCGGCAGGAGGGCGTTGCAGGGCCCGCAGTGCGGGTCGGTGAAGAGGAGCAGCACCGGCTTGCCCGCTGCCCGCAACTCGCTCAGGCTCAGGCTCGAGCCGCCGAGATCGGTCAGGCGGAAGTCGGGTGCGGCGCTGCCGACAAGGAGACCGGCGGCCGCCATCCTCTCCTCTTTTGGCCCCGGCACCGTCTCCAAAACCTCGCCGGCCTCCAAAGCCTCGAGGCGGAGCAAGAGCCGCCCCTGCTGCCGCCAGAGGGCGAAGAGCAGCCAGCCCATGCCGCCAAGGAGCAGGACCGTTAGGCCACCTGCGCTCAGGCCAAACCAAACAGCCGCGCCCAGCTCGGGGGTAGGGGCCTGCTGTCCTTGCCAGAGCACAACGCCGGCTATCGCCATCAGCCCGCTGTTGCGCGCCACGGTGGTCCGGCCGATGGGCCCGGCACTGAGCCGGCCGAAGCAGCGGCAGTCGGGCCGGTAGCCGCGGAGCAAGTTGACGGCGATGACCGCGGTAAAGGCCGCCAGGAGCCCTAAGGCGCCGAGCGCCCCCCACCAGGCGGTAGCACCCGGCAAGAGAAGGGCGGCGAGGGCAAGCTCGGCAAGGGGCAGCAGGACGCCGAGCGGCGCCGCCAGGACGCCCGGCACGCCGAAGTCGCGCAGCGCCTGCCGGGAACCCTTTCGGTCGATCAGCTTGGCGAGGCCCGAGAGGGCGAACACGCCGGCGAGCACGATTCTTGCGATCAATGCGATCAAGATGACACTATCCATCATGCACCCCTTGGGTTATAAACCACGGAACCTGTCGACCTCGTCGCGAGCCAAGGTCAGCGGTTGGCAGATGCCCGTAAAGCAGCTCAGGCTGGTCAGACAGACGTCGAGGCAGGGGAAGGCGCTGCCCCGGTTGAGGAAGAACATGTAGTGGCAGATCTCGGGGACGGTGGTGGCGCCCTGACAGAGCAGCAGGCCGATGGTCGGCACGTTGGGGTCGTTGGGAGGGCCAGGGGCGAACTGGTCGAAGA
This window of the Deinococcota bacterium genome carries:
- a CDS encoding redoxin domain-containing protein codes for the protein MIALIARIVLAGVFALSGLAKLIDRKGSRQALRDFGVPGVLAAPLGVLLPLAELALAALLLPGATAWWGALGALGLLAAFTAVIAVNLLRGYRPDCRCFGRLSAGPIGRTTVARNSGLMAIAGVVLWQGQQAPTPELGAAVWFGLSAGGLTVLLLGGMGWLLFALWRQQGRLLLRLEALEAGEVLETVPGPKEERMAAAGLLVGSAAPDFRLTDLGGSSLSLSELRAAGKPVLLLFTDPHCGPCNALLPQFGRWQDEHAGRLNLVLISRGTAADNLAKAAEHKLSTVLLQRDFEVAEALHVKGTPSAILIRADGTVGSPVAGGVQAITELVAKIAPAPSPREQLPAAAKPAEPRLGQPAPDVILADSEGRPVRLTDFRGRDTLLLFWNSGCGFCQRMLEDLRRWERDMPAGAPRLLLLTPDRTGETTGLRAPILLDEGFAAGRAFGVRGTPSAILIDAEGKVASKVAVGAAAVLELARQGLRPSRRAKTPTAKQPAVLGG